The Clostridium sp. DL-VIII DNA window AATAATAATGCAGTTTGAAAATCTAACATATTGTATTAATAAAATATGTTATAATTAACGCATTATAGTAAATTATTACAAAAGCGGTGGAGACGATGGATGTATTAGAAGATAGACAATAAATTTAAATATTGGAGGAATTTTTGATTGAAAAATAAGTTATTTATAATAGAAGGATTACCTTGCACTGGTAAAAGTACTACAGGTAGATTTGTATCAGATTTTCTTTTAAAGCAAGGACATGCTACTTTATACTATGATGAGAGTGCTTTAGAACATCCTGCTGACTATGAATTTCATGCATTTATGACAAGTAATGATTTGCAAATATTGAGTAATACCGAATTACAGCAAGTCAAGAATATTGGAGTCGAGGAAAATTCAGGTTTAGTTATACCACTTTTCAAGCTAAATAGGGAGTTATTTGATAAAATAATTCCTTTTAAAATATATGATTGTCTGCCATGGGAAAGAGAAAAAACAGTAATGCTAAATCATTGGGCCGAATTTGAAAAACAGGCATATACAGAAGATAGAATTTATGTTTTTAATTGTTGTTTTTTACAGAATCCATTATGTGAAATGATGATGAGATTTAATTACTCTTATGAAGATATTCAAAAATACATAATAAATATTTTTGAATATATCAAGACTTTAAATCCTGTTGTGATTTATTTACAAAATTCTAAAGTCAAAGAAAGAGTTTCCGAAATTGCTATGGAACGTGATGATGAATGGCTGAAAAGTGTTATTGATTATAATACGTTACAGGGTTATGGAAAGGCAAATTGTTTTAATGGATTTGATGGATATATTTCATGCCTTGAAGAAAGACAGAAAGTGGAATTAAAAATTTTAGAACAACTTCCTATTGATAAAATTATTATTGATACACCTTTTGAAGACTGGAAAAGAACATATAATACGATTACAGATTTAATTAAATCGTTGGAAGTTTATTGATACAAGAAATAAAGAACTATATTGAAAAACAAAAACCAAAAGGGTGTAAGATATGCTTGGAAGTTATGAGTGCTAAAAATAAAGAAGTATTTTATAAAAAATTGGATTTGAAAAAGGACCATCTGAACATGATGGTTCTGGAATTATAATGATGGTGTAATGTCAGTATAGTTTTTGAATATAATTTTTATAAGTAAAGAAATACTATATTCTCTAAAAATCGAACAATACTGAAGTTACAAGATGTGTTATAATTTGTATGTAATGGAAAAATAGATATGGGAATAAAAATGGAATTGAGGCTAATGTAAGATGAAAAAGTTAAAATTGATAGCGAGTTCATTACTAGTAATGTCAGTATTAACATTAAATTCAGTTGGAGTAAATGCAAAGTGGAAACAAGATTCTAACGGTTGGTGGAATACAGAGGGAAATTCATGGACAGTAGGATGGAAAGAAATTGATGGTAAATGGTATTATTTCAATTCTGATGGCTATATGGAACACGATACAACTATAGATGGATATAAGATAGGTTCCGATGGAGCATGGATTCAAAGTACACAAAACGTTTCAGCAGATTCTGAAAAAGATGAAAAGACAGCAGAGAACTACCTTGCAGATCAAGGATATAAAATTATTACTTCCAGAGGAAAAACAAGTGAGTACATTTTGGAGAAAAATATGCTTTGGGGATCAAGTGGAGATTATTCAGAAGTATGGGGAGTGCAGAGAGTAGAACCTGATAAGTATTTTGGAAAACAAATTATAGGATATAATTTTATAGTTAAAAATCATCCTTTAGAAAAGATTTATAATGTTAACACTAATGTTTATGTTCTAATTTCTGATGGTCAAATTATTGGAGGAACATCATTTCCAGATGGAGATTTTGTAGGAGGATGTTATTCATTAGATGGGAAAACACTAGAGGAGATAACAGGGTTAAGTTATGAGCAATGGTGTGATAATTGGAAGAAAAAATATGCTTCTTAATAGTCCTTCTTAAAGGAGGGGGCTTGATTATCTAATAAAGATAGATTAAAGGGGAGGCTTAAACTTGAACATAAGGAATAAATTTGTACTTGGTATATGTATAGTATTTTTAATTAGCACTATTAACGGCTGCGGGTCAAGTAATAATAAAAAAGATATATATAGCAGTATGTATAATGATAATGAAAGAATTGCACAAGAATCTGAGGATCACACTCATACAACATATAATATTAGTAGTTATTCTGATAATGATATAGAATTCCAATATGGTGGCTTTTCTGGTGTTGATACAGTTTGGATTTTAAAATCAACAGATAATGAGGAAATTACATTAGATTATGATTCAAAAGTTAACAGTGGTGATTTTAAGGCGATTTTGGTTAATCCAGAAAAGAAAATAGAAAATATATTAGAAGGAACAGACCAAGGAAACAAAACAATAAAGTTAACAAAAGGAGAGTATAGATTTAAGCTTGTAGGAAGCAATGCTAATGGAAAAGTAAAACTTTCAATTACTCGAAATAATAATGTTGATATAAAAAGGATATTAAAATAAATAACAAATTAACTAAGGGTTATTGCTTGAGGAGGGCAATAACCATTAGTTAATTCAAATAGAGTAATAAGTAATCTGAAGACTACTTATGTTTCAAAGAATCTAATAACATTTCAATTGTGAATTTAATAAAATCTTCCTTGTCTAAACCAAAATAATTTGTATAGGTGCTACCTGATAAAGAAAGCATTTGAAAAAATCCTGTAGCAACAAAAATTGAGGAAAAGGCGAGTGTAGATATTTCTAAATCAGAACGAATGCTTCCATCTGTTTTCCCTTCATAAAACATCTTAGTTAGTTCTTCAAATAAACTTTTATCAAAATCTGTGAATTTCTCACGATAAGGGATGTTTATACCTTCAGAATTTGATTTTATAACTCCGCATGTATTTGTTAATTGCAGCAGTTTTGGAAAATTGCAAAAATAATCATAATAGGCATAGTAAGATAAACGTATTTTTTCAAAGCCTGTATTTCCTTTTTGACTTTCATTTTTTATCATGTCAAAAAGACGTTTATAACCT harbors:
- a CDS encoding TetR/AcrR family transcriptional regulator, yielding MKELTKREREQFEREEAIVSTAEELFCDHGFEKISMDNLAKECEFTKRTIYRYFTCKEDLFFAVALRGYKRLFDMIKNESQKGNTGFEKIRLSYYAYYDYFCNFPKLLQLTNTCGVIKSNSEGINIPYREKFTDFDKSLFEELTKMFYEGKTDGSIRSDLEISTLAFSSIFVATGFFQMLSLSGSTYTNYFGLDKEDFIKFTIEMLLDSLKHK
- a CDS encoding cell wall-binding repeat-containing protein, producing the protein MKKLKLIASSLLVMSVLTLNSVGVNAKWKQDSNGWWNTEGNSWTVGWKEIDGKWYYFNSDGYMEHDTTIDGYKIGSDGAWIQSTQNVSADSEKDEKTAENYLADQGYKIITSRGKTSEYILEKNMLWGSSGDYSEVWGVQRVEPDKYFGKQIIGYNFIVKNHPLEKIYNVNTNVYVLISDGQIIGGTSFPDGDFVGGCYSLDGKTLEEITGLSYEQWCDNWKKKYAS